The segment CGACAGCACCGCGACGCTGGAGAACTACGGCGGATCTGCCTGCGGCGGCGGCCCGACCGCCTCCCTGCGCGAGGCCTTCGCCCGGTCCTGCAACACCGCGTTCGTCGAGCTCGGCATCGACACCGGCGCCGACAAGCTCAAGAGCGCCGCGCAGGCCTTCGGCTTCGATGCGCCGCCGGCGGCCATACCGCTGCAGGTCGCCGAGTCCACCGTGGGCCCGATCAGCGACGCCGCGGCGCTGGCCATGTCCAGCATCGGGCAGCGCGATGTCGCGGTGACGCCGCTGCAAAACGCGATGGTCGCCGCGACCATCGCCAACGACGGCATCACCATGACCCCGTACCTGGTCGATACGCTCAAGGGACCGGACCTGTCCAACATCGCCACCACCGCCCCCATCGAGCAGCGACGGGCATTGTCACCGCAGGTCGCGGCTACACTTACCGATTTGATGGTCGGCGCCGAGCAGGTGACACAGCAGAAGGGAGCCATCGCCGGCGTGCAGATCGCATCCAAAACGGGCACCGCCGAGCACGGCACGGATCCCCGCAACACCCCACCCCACGCCTGGTACATCGCGTTCGCGCCGGCACAAGCCCCGAAGGTGGCCGTCGCGGTACTCGTGGAGAATGGCGGAGACCGATTGTCCGCCACCGGCGGCGCGGTGGCCGCCCCGATCGGGCGGGCCACCATCGCCGCCGCACTCCGGGAGGCATCATGACGGCCCGGGTGGGAGTGACGCTGTCCGGCCGCTACCGGCTGCAGCGACTCATCGCCACCGGCGGTATGGGGCAGGTGTGGGAAGGACTCGACACCCGCCTCGGCCGCCAGGTCGCGATCAAGGTGCTCAAGGCCGAGTTCTCCGAGGACTCCGAGTTCGTCGAGCGGTTCCGCGCCGAGGCGCGCACCGTCGCGATGCTCAACCACCCCGGCATCGCCAGCGTCTACGACTACGGCGAGACCGAGATCGAGGCCGGCGAGGGCCGCACCGCCTACCTGGTGATGGAACTCGTCAACGGTGAGCCGCTGAACTCCGTCATCAAACGCACCGGGCGGCTGTCGCTGCGCCATGCCCTGGACATGCTGGAGCAGACCGGCCGCGCCCTGCAGGTCGCGCACACCGCCGGCCTGGTGCACCGCGACGTCAAACCCGGCAACATCCTGATCACCCCGACCGGTCAGGTGAAGCTGACCGACTTCGGCATCGCCAAGGCCGTGGACGCCGCGCCGGTCACCCAGACCGGCATGGTGATGGGCACCGCCCAGTACATCGCGCCGGAACAGGCCCTGGGCCGCGACGCCACCGCCGCCTCCGACGTCTACTCCCTCGGGGTCGTCGGCTACGAATCCGTCTCGGGTAAGCGCCCGTTCACCGGGGACGGCGCGCTGACGGTCGCGATGAAGCACATCAAGGAGACCCCGCCGCCGCTGCCGCCGGATCTGCCGCCCAATGTGCGCGAGCTCATCGAGATCACGCTGGCCAAGGAGCCCAACCACCGGTACCGCTCGGGCGGGCCGTTCGCCGACGCCGTCGCCGCGGTGCGCGCCGGACGCCGGCCCCCGCGGCCCAACTCCGCCCCGACGATCGGGCGGGCCGCCCCGGCGGCCATCCCGTCGGTGACCCAGGCCCGGGCCGCCGCGGCCGCCGAGTACCGGCCGCCGCCGACGGCGGCGCGCCCCCGGGCCGGCACCGGAAACCACCGCCCGCCGGCACCGCGTCGCACCTTCTCCCCCGGTCAGCGTGCCCTGCTGTGGGCCGCCGGGGTGCTCGGTGCGCTGGCGATCATCATCGCCGTGCTGATCGTGGTCAACGCGCAGGACAAGCGCGATCGCCCCGTGCAGCAGGAGACCTCCACCAGCACCACCGTCATCGGTGTGCCGCCCGCGCCACCGCCGAGTGAGACCCCATGAGCACGCCCCAGCATCTGTCGGATCGTTACGAGCTCGGCGAGATCCTCGGCTTCGGCGGTATGTCCGAAGTGCACATCGCCCGTGACGTCCGGCTGCACCGCGATGTCGCGGTCAAGGTGCTGCGGGCCGACCTGGCCCGCGACCCGAGCTTCTATCTCCGGTTCCGCCGTGAGGCCCAGAACGCCGCCGCGCTGAACCACCCGGCCATCGTCGCCGTCTACGACACCGGTGAGGCCGAGACCCCCAACGGGCCGTTGCCCTACATCGTGATGGAGTACGTGGACGGGGTCACGCTGCGCGATATCGTGCACACCGAGGGCCCGATCGAGCCCAAGCGGGCCATCGAGATCATCGCCGACGCCTGCCAGGCCCTGAACTTCAGCCACCAGCACGGCATCATCCATCGCGACGTCAAGCCGGCCAACATCATGATCAGCAAGACCGGCGCGGTGAAGGTGATGGATTTCGGTATCGCCCGCGCGCTGGCCGACGGCGGCAACAGCGTCACCCAGACCGCCGCCGTGATCGGCACCGCCCAGTACCTGTCCCCCGAGCAGGCCCGCGGCGAGTCCGTCGACGCCCGCTCCGACGTGTACTCGCTGGGCTGCGTGCTGTACGAAATCCTCACCGGCGAACCACCTTTCGTGGGTGACTCGCCCGTGGCCGTGGCGTATCAGCACGTCCGTGAGGACCCGGTGCCACCGTCGACGCGGCACCCCGGGCTGTCGCCGGGCCTGGACGCCGTGGTGCTCAAGGCGCTGTCGAAGAACCCGGAGAACCGGTATCAGAGCGCCGCCGAGATGCGCACCGACCTGATCCGGGTGCACAGCGGCGAAGAGCCCGAGGCGCCGAAGATCTTCACCGATGCCGAGCGCACCAACATCCTGACCAGCACCGGGCCGCACGCCCGCGCGCTGCCCACCGAGCACATCCCGGCCGCCGGCTACTCCGCGCAGTCGGGTAACGGCTCGATCCGGCGCTGGCTGATCGCGGTGGCGGTGCTGGCCGTGCTGACCGTCGTGGTGACCGTTGCGATCAACACCATCGGCGGAAGTCCGCGCGATGTGCAGGTGCCCGACGTGACCGGGCAGGCCTCCGCGGACGCCATCGCCGCCCTGCAGAACCGTGGTTTCACGACCAACGTGGAACGCAACCCCGACTCCAACACCCCGCCCGACCATGTGATCAGCACCGACCCGGCCGCCGATACCGCGGTCGCCGCCGGCGAGAACATCACCGTCAACGTCTCCACCGGCCCCGAGCAGCGCGCCGTGCCCGATTTGCGCGGGTTCTCCCTGGCCGACGCCACCCGCAAGCTGCTCGACGCCGGGTTCGGCCGGGTCCAGCCCTCGGAGTCGGAGTCCACGCCCGAGCTCAAGGGCAAGGTGCTGGGCACCAACCCGCCCGCGAACGCGACCTCGGCGATCACCAACGTGATCACCGTGATCGTCGGCACCGGACCGGGCAGTGTGGTGGTCCCCGACTGTGTGGGCCAGTCGGTGGACACCTGCCGCCAGATCCTGGAGGCCTCCGGCTTCACGAACTCGGTGCCCGTTGAGGTGGACAACACCGCTCCCGCGGGTCAGGTGGTGGGCCTGAACCCGCCCGCGGGCCAGCCGGCCCCCAAGGACGCCGTGGTGCAGATGCAGGTGTCGCGGGGCAACCAGTTCGTGATGCCGAACCTGACCGGCCAGTTCTGGGTCGACGCCGAGCCCAACCTGCGCGCGCTGGGCTGGACCGGGGTGCTCATCAAGGGCGCCAACGTCGACAACAGCGGCCAGCGGTCCAATGCGGTGGTGACCCAGAGCCCGGCGCCGGGCACCGGGGTGGGCTACCGGGACTCGATCACCCTGAGTTTCGCCTCTTAGGCCCGGGCGGTGGCGGCGCGCACGGTGTCGGCCACCTCGGTTTCCAGCGTGCGGACCAACCCCTCGTCCGGGGCGGCGCCGCAGTACCCGAGCCAGTTGGCCAGCATCCGGTGACCGCCCTCGGTCAGGATCGACTCCGGATGGAACTGCACCCCGTGGATCGGCAGTTCGGTATGCCGAACGGCCATGATCACGCCGCTGTCGGTGCGACCGGTGACTTCCAGCGCCTCGGGCAGTGTCTCGGGCAGGATGGTCAGTGAGTGATAACGGGTCGCGGTGAACGGATCCGGAAGACCGTGCAGCACACCGGCATCGGTGTGATGCACGGTGCTCGTCTTACCGTGCAGCAGTTCCGGGGCGCGGTCGACGGTGCCGCCGAAGGCCACCCCGATGGCCTGGTGGCCCAGACACACGCCGAGCAGCGGGGTGCGCGCCTTGGCGCAGGCCCGCACCAGGGCGATCGACGCGCCGGCCCGCTCCGGGGTGCCGGGGCCGGGGGAGAGCAGGATGCCGTCGAACTGCGCGGCGACGGCGTCGGGGTCGGACAGCCGGGGGTCGTCGTTGCGCCACACCTGCGCGGTCACGCCGAGCTGGCCCAGGTACTGGACCAGGTTGAACACGAAGCTGTCGTAGTTGTCGACGACCAGAACCTGCATGCGATCAGGCTACTGGCCCGTGCACGTCAATATCCGACTGGACCGAGCGGTTTGGCGTAGCGCAACCGCACCGGCGCGGTGTGGCCCACCAGCTCGACCTCATCGCGGACCTGCTCGGAGTAGCCGAGCTCGAATCGCAGCACGTATTGCTTGTACAAGGTCACCAGCGGTGCCGCCGCGAGCGCGGCTTGCATGGCCGCCACCCCGCCGACGGCGGTGATCACATAGGGCGGGCTGTAGGTGCGCCCGTTGAGCAGCAGGGTGTTGCCGACGCACAGCGGCGCCGAGGTCGCCATGATGCGTTGATCCTGCATCTGGATGCCCTCGGCGCCGGCGCTCCACAGCGCGTTGAGTACCGCCTGGATGTCCTGTTGGTGCACCACCAGATCGTCGGGCGCGGCATCGATGGGGAAGCGGCCGTCCGCGTCGCGCTGGGCGTCGTTGAGGCTGATCACCAGTCCGGGCCCGCGCAGCGGCTCCAGTCCGGCCTGGTCGGCGAGCGCGTCCGAGCGGCGGGTGATGGCCGCCAGGGCGGCGTCGGCGCCCGGCGAACCGCCGTGGCGATGGTCGATCGCGGAGACCATCTCATCGCGGCGGGCGGTCAGCCGATCCACGCTCCTGCTCGCCTCGCGGACCAGGTCGACCAGCCGGGGCGAGTCACTGCGGCGAATCTCGTCGCCGCCGGAGACACCGTGGGTGGTGGACAGGAGGAGACCGGCG is part of the Mycobacterium adipatum genome and harbors:
- the pknB gene encoding Stk1 family PASTA domain-containing Ser/Thr kinase, which codes for MSTPQHLSDRYELGEILGFGGMSEVHIARDVRLHRDVAVKVLRADLARDPSFYLRFRREAQNAAALNHPAIVAVYDTGEAETPNGPLPYIVMEYVDGVTLRDIVHTEGPIEPKRAIEIIADACQALNFSHQHGIIHRDVKPANIMISKTGAVKVMDFGIARALADGGNSVTQTAAVIGTAQYLSPEQARGESVDARSDVYSLGCVLYEILTGEPPFVGDSPVAVAYQHVREDPVPPSTRHPGLSPGLDAVVLKALSKNPENRYQSAAEMRTDLIRVHSGEEPEAPKIFTDAERTNILTSTGPHARALPTEHIPAAGYSAQSGNGSIRRWLIAVAVLAVLTVVVTVAINTIGGSPRDVQVPDVTGQASADAIAALQNRGFTTNVERNPDSNTPPDHVISTDPAADTAVAAGENITVNVSTGPEQRAVPDLRGFSLADATRKLLDAGFGRVQPSESESTPELKGKVLGTNPPANATSAITNVITVIVGTGPGSVVVPDCVGQSVDTCRQILEASGFTNSVPVEVDNTAPAGQVVGLNPPAGQPAPKDAVVQMQVSRGNQFVMPNLTGQFWVDAEPNLRALGWTGVLIKGANVDNSGQRSNAVVTQSPAPGTGVGYRDSITLSFAS
- a CDS encoding DUF881 domain-containing protein, which codes for MEQKPEPNAAAPAPGNSGRRRSLWRFGVPVVCVFAGLLLSTTHGVSGGDEIRRSDSPRLVDLVREASRSVDRLTARRDEMVSAIDHRHGGSPGADAALAAITRRSDALADQAGLEPLRGPGLVISLNDAQRDADGRFPIDAAPDDLVVHQQDIQAVLNALWSAGAEGIQMQDQRIMATSAPLCVGNTLLLNGRTYSPPYVITAVGGVAAMQAALAAAPLVTLYKQYVLRFELGYSEQVRDEVELVGHTAPVRLRYAKPLGPVGY
- a CDS encoding aminodeoxychorismate/anthranilate synthase component II, whose amino-acid sequence is MQVLVVDNYDSFVFNLVQYLGQLGVTAQVWRNDDPRLSDPDAVAAQFDGILLSPGPGTPERAGASIALVRACAKARTPLLGVCLGHQAIGVAFGGTVDRAPELLHGKTSTVHHTDAGVLHGLPDPFTATRYHSLTILPETLPEALEVTGRTDSGVIMAVRHTELPIHGVQFHPESILTEGGHRMLANWLGYCGAAPDEGLVRTLETEVADTVRAATARA
- a CDS encoding protein kinase domain-containing protein, encoding MTARVGVTLSGRYRLQRLIATGGMGQVWEGLDTRLGRQVAIKVLKAEFSEDSEFVERFRAEARTVAMLNHPGIASVYDYGETEIEAGEGRTAYLVMELVNGEPLNSVIKRTGRLSLRHALDMLEQTGRALQVAHTAGLVHRDVKPGNILITPTGQVKLTDFGIAKAVDAAPVTQTGMVMGTAQYIAPEQALGRDATAASDVYSLGVVGYESVSGKRPFTGDGALTVAMKHIKETPPPLPPDLPPNVRELIEITLAKEPNHRYRSGGPFADAVAAVRAGRRPPRPNSAPTIGRAAPAAIPSVTQARAAAAAEYRPPPTAARPRAGTGNHRPPAPRRTFSPGQRALLWAAGVLGALAIIIAVLIVVNAQDKRDRPVQQETSTSTTVIGVPPAPPPSETP